TTGCAAAAAACTGGGTAGAAGGCAGAAGGTCCGGCAAGGCTAAGAGCCGATTGCAACTGCGTAAGGAACTGGCCGTTAAAGGTATAAATAAAGAAATCATAGAAGAAGCTCTGGCAGATTACGGTTCAGAGACCCAGGCGATTATTGAAATGGTTGAGAAGCGCAATCTGCGCCAAAAATACCCCGAACAACAAAAACTCCTGCGCTATTTATACACGCAGGGCTTTACTATCGACGATATTAGACAAGCTTTGGAGCTTTAACTGGCTCGGCTGACGCTAAAGATCCGATAAACCAAAGCAATAGCCATTGTCCACAGAATGATGGTTGCCACTACTGACACCTCTTAATTGGCTAATTGTAGCGCAAGCGTTTTTATATCACAACCGTTTTGGTTGTGGATATCTACCCTTGCGATACGACTGGGGAGCCAGTTCTGTTTCTGGCGCAATCGCATCCTGTACTGTGAACCGCTTCTGGCTGACATCAATTATCTGAGTACGGTCAATAACCAGGTTATTAAACATCAAGCTCTTCATAAGTGATTGGTGTACGTAAAGCTTCTGCAGTAGATTGCTTCCCAGGTTAATGGTGTAATCCTGCACGCGGCCCAGCTGTTGCCCACTTTCGTTTACCACTAGCTTGCCGATTGGCTCAAAGTCATGTTCAGCCACCTTATGAAGTCGAATAATCTCATTCGGGTCTTCAATCTCATCGAAAGAATCGATAATAATGCAATCTGTAGCAAACTGCCGTATATCACGTATTAATATAATGCCCTTTTTCCGACTAAAGCGGCTGGCGTGGCACCAGAGGGCGGCTACCTCAAGGTCATCCTGATTTATCAGGGGTTTATCAATTAACCCAATCGATTGGCCTGTTTGCAGGCTGATGACGGGCAGCTTCTTTAACTGCTTGGCAAGAATGTACATACCACTAGTTTAGCAAAGCTGTTGACCAGATAGGAGAATATTGGTAGTATTACCCAAGCATTTACCTTTTTTGCCCACCGTACTCGGTCGGCAAACCCCCGTGAGGACACTGGGAGTGCCATAGAAAGGAGTAATAACAAACTTGAAGACATACGAACTGGTAGTGCTTTTACATCCGGATTTAGAGATAGATGTAGATGCACCAGTAGCCAAAATAGAAAAGCAGATTGATTCTGTCAGCGGCAAAATTATTAAGCGTGACAATTGGGGCAAGCGCCGATTGTCTTACCGTGTTAAAAAGCAGAATTTTGCCATCTATATTTACTTTGAGGTTAATCTAGAAGCCGATAAAATCCGCTCTTTGGAATCGGCGCTGCGCATTACCGAAGAAGTGTTGCGGTTTTTGATTGTTAAGCATGAAGAAAAGAAAGAACCGGAAAAATCAGAAGTAAAATCCGAAGAAACCAAGGAAACTAAAGATACTAAAGAGATTAAAGAAAAAGCGCCTGCAGGGGCCAAGGAAGGAAAAGAATAATGGCTAAGAGTTTTAATCAAGCGATAGTAATGGGCAACTTGACTCGCGATCCGGAGCTAAGAACCACGCCTAGCGGTCAGTCTGTGGCTTCTTTTGCCGTGGCTACAAACCGCAGTTGGGTAGATGCCAGCGGCGATCGCAGGGAGGCTGTGGAGTACCACGAGATAGTGGCTTGGGGTAAGCTGGGCGAACTGGCCGACCAATACCTGTCAAAAGGCCGCAAAGTGTTGGTTGTGGGCCGTCTGCAAACCCAAAGCTGGGAGAAAGATGGTGTTAAGCGCCAGCGCACCGAAATAGTAGCCTCAGATATAAACTTCCTGGATCGCCCAGGTGAGGCAGCCGGCGGCAGCAGCGATTTCAGCCAAGAAATTCCCGAGCCTGCGGCAGCCAAAGACGAAAAGAAGCCCAAGGCTAAAGACAAAGATGTGGTAATTGAAGACCTAGGGGATGACGCGGTTAATTTAGATGAAATTCCATTTTAATGAATAAAATTTATATTCAGAGTGAACAGATAAGAAGGATGAAAAATGGCTAATTTTTATAGTAAAAAAGTCTGCCGGTTCTGCGCTGAAAAAAGCGAAGAAATCGACTACAAAGACGTCAAGCTGCTGCAGCGATACTTAAACAGCTACGGCAAAATAGAATCCCGTAAGCGTACCGGCACCTGCCTAAAGCACCAGCGCCGGGTGGTAGTAGCGCTTAAGCGTGCCCGCCATCTTGCTCTTTTGCCCTTCGTAGTAAAGTAGCCGCATGTACGGACATACCGATTTAAAAAAAGGTGTGGTAATCGAACTCGAAAACGCGCCGTACCAGGTGGTGGAGTCGTCTCATATGGCTATGGGCCGGGGCGGCGCCGTAATGCGCACCAAGCTTAAGAACCTATTGAACGGCTCTGTGCTGGAGCGTACCTTTAGGCCGGCCGATAAGATCAAGCGAGCCGATATTTCCAAAGTTAACATGCAGTTTCTCTATAGGGATGGTGATAGTTTTCACTTTATGGATCAAGTAACATACGAGCAGATTGCTTTAAGTAAAACCATAGTGTCGGAAGCGGCCGATTATCTGGCCGAGGACTCCAAGGCGATTATTAACTACTTTAATGCAAAGCCAATTGGCATAGAGCTGCCCAACGCTGTTTACTTAAAAGTGACCAAGGCAGACCCAGGCGCCAAGGGCGATACCGCTAATCAGGCCCTAAAGCCTTCGCGCGTAGAAACCGGCCTCTCTGTTATGGTGCCGTTATTCATTAATGAGGGTGATGTGGTTAAGGTAGATACCCGCAGCGGTGCTTACCTCGAGCGACAAAAATGAAAATCGGTATAGTCGGCCTGCCGAATGTCGGTAAATCCACTTTATTCAACGCGCTGACCAAAGCTAGTGTGCTAGCGGCCAATTATCCCTTTGCCACCATAGAGCCGAATGTC
This region of Candidatus Dormiibacterota bacterium genomic DNA includes:
- the ssb gene encoding single-stranded DNA-binding protein, with amino-acid sequence MAKSFNQAIVMGNLTRDPELRTTPSGQSVASFAVATNRSWVDASGDRREAVEYHEIVAWGKLGELADQYLSKGRKVLVVGRLQTQSWEKDGVKRQRTEIVASDINFLDRPGEAAGGSSDFSQEIPEPAAAKDEKKPKAKDKDVVIEDLGDDAVNLDEIPF
- the efp gene encoding elongation factor P, producing MYGHTDLKKGVVIELENAPYQVVESSHMAMGRGGAVMRTKLKNLLNGSVLERTFRPADKIKRADISKVNMQFLYRDGDSFHFMDQVTYEQIALSKTIVSEAADYLAEDSKAIINYFNAKPIGIELPNAVYLKVTKADPGAKGDTANQALKPSRVETGLSVMVPLFINEGDVVKVDTRSGAYLERQK
- the rpsR gene encoding 30S ribosomal protein S18; translation: MANFYSKKVCRFCAEKSEEIDYKDVKLLQRYLNSYGKIESRKRTGTCLKHQRRVVVALKRARHLALLPFVVK
- the rpsF gene encoding 30S ribosomal protein S6; the protein is MKTYELVVLLHPDLEIDVDAPVAKIEKQIDSVSGKIIKRDNWGKRRLSYRVKKQNFAIYIYFEVNLEADKIRSLESALRITEEVLRFLIVKHEEKKEPEKSEVKSEETKETKDTKEIKEKAPAGAKEGKE